The Episyrphus balteatus chromosome 3, idEpiBalt1.1, whole genome shotgun sequence genome segment tattaggtactattttcttcacatattaattatttttcaagtcttatgccatatttgacattttaaatttcacagaaaaacaaacacaaacacaaaaaaaaatagaattgagtggaagcaattcaaactgttttattggatttcagaatgagtgaatccttgagtgattccaatcgaaaacgacattaattttgATTGACTGCACAAATTGTacacaataaataaatttgcacAGACaaatttttaacagattttcataatttttcattatttcaaattcttgacatttttccattaaaaaaaataggcttAAATACTAGCTCCTTTGgagtaaataaaaatctaaaattgagGGAGCATTGTTCTTTAAAGATGTTAGGGTCTAAAATAGGGGTGCCTTTgtgaaacttaaaataaatagaacAAGGGCCTTTGTTCTTCAAAAAGAAACGGGCCAAAAAAAAGGTGCACCTTTGCCGAAGCCAAAAAGATCAacattttttagcaaaaataaaatagattgaACGCAGATTAGGGGGgtttttgcttttcaaaagAATTAGGTTTAAAAATAGGGCGTCCCTATGAAAGCTAAAATACAGAACAACGATggtgcactttttaaacttcaaattgaaatagaaaatgactgagaggagctacaaaattaatttttgcgcaacaaattttgttttgcaaagctacaatttctagaaaattaaaaaattaaacttttttgaaaattttgaccattacatatgaaattgagtcttattttagcggaatattgaataaaaaaaaaactaaacgagctacaaaatcgaagtttttggatttcgtcttagtctaggttacttcaaatttgtgcaaaagaaaatttttgaatttcacattttttttggatctttttaaaacaaaatcttgaatatttcaaaaacggtttgagctacaaaattaaagttcatatcaaaaataatgtaggtattCAAAGGCTACAAttaatggaaaaagaaaaaacttaaaaaagtgattttttaaaaaagtctccactggccccatcaaaccggaagtgcacttctgaaactttaagttgaaataaaaaatgaccgGGTGgagttacaaaattaatttttgtgcaacaaattagcatttaattacctacaattaatgagataaatttttttttgattccgccacaaagtgtccgccaaagtaagggacgtgaTGGAATACttatatattaacaaaatttggaattaattttcactTGAGGCTTTTGAATAGCTTTTATCATAATAATAGTCATTTTACTACAAGGTTACAAGTTTAATTGTCAAAGAAGAGCCCTCCTTTTACTTTCTTTaccagaaaaaataaataacaatttttttgttgttcaattaCAGATATGGATTATCATACgaagaaattgaaaaaggaCTTCCAACAATTGATACATCAAAAACTCTTATCCGAGAAGTTTGTCCACCCTTCTTTTCCGGAGTTGAATGTCGTCCGGGCAAATATCGTCGTTTTGACGGATTATGCAACAACATTGAACATCCAACATGGGGTGCAACTATGTCACCATTCCAACGTCTAGTCGGTCCTCTTTATTCCGATGGCATAAATGCGCCAAGAATTTCTGTCACCGGAAGAGATTTGCCATATTCGCGTGTTGTGTCACGTACAATGCATCCAGACGATGGATTCCATGATCACGCCGGAACTGTAATGGTAATTGCATGGGGACAATTTATGGATCATGATTTCACGCTCACTGGCACACCGCTAGGTAAGTTTTTAGCTCGATGGTTGTATAATTGTGTGGTGGGTGACCTTACCAATTAATTTATTGAGCTGtgataaaacaaattatataagTCTAACTTAAAccttgctttaatttttttagatccAATCAACCGTAACGATCCGGAGGAATGTTGCAAGCGGCCATTGCACTTGAAGCACCCATATTGTAATGAAATTCGTATTCCTGACGATGATTATTTCTACAGATTGTTCAATGTCAAGTGTATTGACTTCGTGCGTGGATTTCCTTCACCTAGGCCTGGATGTAGATTGGGTAAGTTATTGCacgaaaatttctttaaaatagtTCTTAATTGTATACGTTTGGTATGCAAGCACCTGAACTTTAGTGTACCGAGTTGGTAAGCTTAGTTTAATTTAATAGATACTAATTAATAGGATAAGTGAGGCTTGAAGTTTTTAATtgcaaactttatttttatggacACAATGTTAAGTTAGCAAAGCCGTTAAATTGCAGAACACAATAATTCTTTACATAACCAAGATCGTTAGCCATGCGATAAATAAGACTTAAATTGTTTAGGTACTAAAACAATTTACATCAAAcggtatttttaaaaacaaatgatttCAAGGTTGAATACTGGTTTGAACTTTTACCAAGAATATGCAAGGAAATAATTAAGTTATAAATCAATTAGATGACAAGGAGATTGGTTTATAAAATAACTTCCAAGGATAACTCTCAACGCTCAGGTTTCCGAAATAtggccattccaaagtaacggagaagacatatTGACCTTGTTTCCAGTTTATCTGGTTGACGAAGcaatcttgttttttgaaacttggtaggtcataattaagggctcatgataaagttgatgttttagaagtttcacgaaaaacaaATGGAATTATGTATAAAACTAAGCGGATTTCTACtgatttttgccaaaaagactgctgtttaaaaattaagttaaattttttcaagttatttttacaagaaatcatattattttaaaaagataaattaaagAAGAATCTAAGTGTCTTATTTACCTCAgtgaaaatatttgtaaaaagtACTTTTACGTGTAAATTTGGCATGGAATTCAATTAacgtatttaaacaaaaaagttgttcaTTATCTATAATTTTGTTCGATTAAGACTTGTATACAGCCGGCTATTTATAGCCAAACAGGCTCCTTGAACATATCATTCGCtcgctccttaaaattttgatttccaaTTTATCGGAATTtggctcttttaattttgaacttgtCAATTTAAGGCTCAagcattttacaacaaaaatccaCCAGAGATGTGAACAGagacaaccaattttttttttcatttttatgtattGCAAAATTAATTTCACGCCTGTCAATGAGCATGAAAACCagaatatattgaaaaaatgaagtacaaataaaattatacttGAAGCCTGCTTAGCAAAAGTtgtctgaaaattaaaaaaaaatcaaaaatctcataccattttttgcgttttttggatCATTTTTGAAAGCGGCTCCAAGATTTTCCAAAATGGGCTCCTTGCCTCCAAAttattctggcaacactgctTGTATAATGTTTCCTtgtcacaattttatttttcgaaattgctCTATTAGAACTTTGATCTCAacataattaataaatataacGGTTACCAGTTTCCAGTGTCAAATAAGTCATCAAACTATttggaacaaaaataaatgttggCAATCGATCTGGTTAATAGTTTCACAAAAAAAGTCGAAACAACGGCACAATCGCAGTATATTAAATTCAAACGCAATTGTTACATGATCAAAACTTAATAAGGATACGATACAACCATAGTTTGAAGACGTGTATTGGACAACTTACTAAAAACTTATAGGCCTTTCAATAAAACACAGTTGGAATCAGGGCTGCTTTACGAATGGAAGTATATTATACACACTGTACCTACATAAATTAGGAGTATCTTACTCCCTGAATCTAAAATATCTGATTTTAGATTCTAGATAATAAAAAGCATACTTTTTTACAGCCACGGATTGAAAAAggaaaacaatttcaaattaaaatgatAATCACAAAAAGTTAGGTAAAGTATATTATAGACCATTCCgaccaaagatttttttttttcagataaaaatgggaaaaaattgaaaagatttcaaaattatatatagaagaaATCAGTACAATAAACATACAAAATGCAAAAGACAGTACAACTGCATTtgctctaaattttttttatttaaaaaaaattatattgtatCAAGATATTAAAGGGAAGTCACTTTAAATCAATCTTTTCAAAGTTAATATATtgcaagtaccgttatttttggtcccaaAATGTTGATTACAAAATTTCGAGACCCATTCGTATTCGTAATATCATGTTTGattgttatttcaaaattttgttatacacgcgtagtaggtacctactttacatcaaaattttttatcaatatcTTGTTAGAAAAAGAGTCAACTAAAGTGTAAATCCAAACGTGCAATTCAAATTTACCATAATTTAACCTCACGActgaattttatatttattttcaattttatttttcttttttttttaaggatctCGCCAACAATTCAACACGCTAACCGGTGTGATTGACGCCAACACAGTTTATGGTGTAAAAGAACACTTTGCGCGCAAACTTCGCACAGGCTATGGTGGTCTAATGCGTATGAATCCAGTCTTCCAAGAATATGGTCTTAAAGATTTGCTACCACTTAAATTAGACATCCCAGATGAAGGATGCACCCGACCCAACAAGAGTATGTTCTGCTTTGAAGGTGGCGAAATTCGTGTCAACGAACAACTTGTTCTCACCTGCATGCACACCCTAATGGCACGCGAACATAATCGATTGGCTACCGCTTTGGCTGACGTCAACAAACACTGGGACGATGAGACCCTATTCCAAGAGGCACGTCGCATCAACATTGCCATCGTTCAACATGTTACTTATAATGAATTTTTGCCAATTCTCCTGGGCAAAGAAATTATGGAAAAGTTCGGTTTAGTCTTGCAAAAAGATGGCTATTGGGATGGTTATGACCCCAAGGTTAACCCTGGCATTATTGATGCTTTCGCTGGTGCTGCCTTCCGTTTTGGCCACTCCCTATTGCCAACAGCAGTCGAACGCTGGTCGAAAGCACACAAATTTATTGCTTCAAAGAGATTGTCAGATTTAATTCGTCGCCCATACGATTTGTACCGTGCCGGTGTACTTGATGAGTACTTCATGGGCTTGATGAATCAAGTTGCCCAAGCTATGGATGACTCAATCACACAAGAAGTCACGAATCATCTATTTAAAAAGGAAGGTGCTAGATTCGGCATGGATTTGGTCTCGTTCAACATGCAGCGCGGTCGTGAGTTTGGCTTGCCCGGCTACATGGAGTTCAGAAAGTTCTGCGGTCTGCCGACCTCGAACACGTGGGATGAGATGTTTGGTTCAATGCCGAACGAGACAATTGTCAGATACGAAAGTATTTTTGAGTGAGTTTGCTTGTGCAATTTGcgcgtgcaattttttttctataataccTTAAAGGAGTTCATATTTTGTAACTTAATACCGTTATTCTTCTATAGACATCCAGCAGATATTGATTTATGGTCGGGTGGTGTGTCAGAAAAGTCGTTGCCTGGATCAATGTTGGGACCGACTTTCGCTTGCATAATTGCAACCCAGATGAGCTATGTTCGTAGAGGTGATCGTTTCTGGTATGAGATGCCAAATCAACCGTCATCATTTACACCCGAACAATTACAGGAAATTAGAAAGGCGAAACTTTCACGTTTGATTTGCGATAATACAGATTTAATAGATACTATTCAAATCTATCCAATGGTGCTACCTGATCATGAAATGTAAGTCAAGTTAtggaaaatatatacataattcTCTTTTGTTGAGGGTTTTATGGGTTTTATTATGCAAtttatatttatctttttttgtttttattttaatagcaatCCAAGGGTTCCGTGTAAGAGTGGAGTGATTCCATCAATAAATATATCAAAGTGGGCGGATTATGGTGGTTCGGATTACTCACCGCCAGTTTATGTAAGtttgaatatgtttttttttttataatagtttGTGGTTTAAGGTTAAGGatttgaaattaattcaaaGATTTAGTGGATTTCAAAATACTGTAGAtatatggttaaaaaaaaaaaaaaaacgtggaaCCAAGACATTTTCTTCATTAATAAGGGAAGCAAATAATTCGAGTTGCATTGTTGCAATACTTTTTTATGGATAGATGTTTCCGATGTGCGTTTCAGTATATCCATATATGATTATGATTTTACTTGCTATCatttatcaaggggcacggtagtgcccagccaagttctctagcaactttggcactacacccttatttacaggaaacaactcaggccattttcgacccccctctaacttccacaccaaaaatgctagaaatttcaaacatttattgagcttgtcaaaaccaaactcctcacaaaatttcagccttttacgatgagtagtttctgagatatagggcttcaaaaatcgcaaaaaccgtaactgactgactgactcactcactcactgactgacagatcatcaaaattatggagaacttcccgttaacgtagaaacttgaaattttacacggtgataggacttgtggtgtatacaaagggaaaaatcgaaaatatgagattttcaattcagggggcgtggcatccgcccatttccgctgaattttcattaaatataatagagcacttctgattatcgtagaatcttgaaatttggtagaatggtagaaatggtagtttatacaaaggaaaaatttaaagtttgagaatttcagccagggggcgtggcaaccgcccatttccgctgaattttcatcaaatatagagattttcaattctacagccataccttgcaaaaagtacctagtgaaatcacaacaaaaacattactgttaataaaggagccaagttctcctatgttgaaattatgctggcacaaaaagtactgagatgtaaaagtgcaccaagttctaaagttcgggttcaaattcgtatcaataaaattttgattgttctcttgacaatttttcttttaattaccgatttttaaagttatttcaaaaattgccaagtaggtcacaaactataattgtacctgtcatattagtagagtaactaaagcaaattattagggaacccggccgaacagctctgattttgacgattttttttttcaaacgtaggtaattaaaaatactttaaagtctatagattaaaaattgccggtgttgccgtattgtttttaaaattaaaactaattttttttttaacaaaaccaattttttttcttaaatttcataaaacaagtgatagcaaaagattctctaggtaatttaaggaaaatatataaaaggcagtaagggacaatcttccatcgtttaagcgataaatgcaattttctaacattctgacctcaaacacaaaaaaaaatattttgaaaacaacggcaacaccaacaatattttaaaatacatttttagaaagccagaagctcattcttatctcttaaatttaaatccactaaatttaatcaagactttttgaaaaaatggtcctcaaactcagaatttaaaaaaaaaatgttattagaaaaatttaaaatgacttttttccaaattttttctaataaaatatgaatttatttaaaaaaaatttttatccataaatattatcagttgaatttcgaagcaaaaaaggtaaaatatatcacacttttgaaaaaaaaaatgaaaaattacttcaatttcaatggttttttttttattaaaactgaatgtttgcattgaaataattaattttctcaaagactgtggtaaataggaactttaaatttttgctatttaactttcaacagtaagggttattaaattaataaaaaataattttttgtttagatgttgaactttaaaaaaaaaataagttacatttttttcaaaacttttattaaaaaaagttcttcgaaaatgaaatactttttaattgttttcataaaccgtaatacatattgacatttccttttataatttgaaatcataataaatgcggccaaaaaaatttgaaaataaatgcattttatattacgaccaagtttaaaaaacgacatgttaaaattttttcaataatttttttttttcaaaaatctgagttcaattaccattctttcaaaagccgttcattcaattaacttaattttaattttacatatatgactaagcttccagcttttaaaaaatgtatatttgaatattgtaggtgttgccgttgtgttcaaatattttttttttgtgtttgaagtcaattaataagaaaattgcatcttgaactatggaagattgtccctcactcccaaatattttttttccttgaatttcctagacaatcttttggcatcaattaatttatgaaatttaagaaaaattttttaaaaaaatttgttcaattaaatttaaaaaatcaaaacggcaacaccggcaatttttaatctatagactttaaagtatttttaattaccggcgtttgaaaaaaaagatcatcaaaatctaagctgttcggccgggttccctaatattgccaatttttgagctttagttactccactatatcaccaaaatagaaaagtaaattaaaaaaaaccgttatgtTGGTTACAATTTTTGTGTAATGtcacaataaaacattttgtttttaaataagcgATTTTTGAACCGCTACCTGTATCTAATGAagccatttatttatttctgatTTTCTCGCAATCGACCAAGTTGATGAATAACCGTAATGTTAAAAcactactaattttttttttttattttctaagaaaattttaaaatgtttatttttagaaaatcaaatCATTTGCAAAGTTAAttgatcatattttttttaatttcatatttagcTGTTGATAAAAATTGTTTGCCATGGcatagcaatttatttttctcgttgAAAAATGTgcttattacttgaaaaatagtttttatttacaaaaatggtttacCTACTTAAAAATTGTATGTCTTAACCATTATTTTTGTCATTTGAAAAGCCGTACAACTTAAAACCTTTTGAATAACAAACAAAGTAggtacaccaaaaaaaaatacaaaaaaaaaccaatatcaatttaacattttttaaatatcaaattaacattttctctataaaatgtgttttatgatatttaaaatgttgaaacaacatttttattatcaggatgatatttaaatgtcacattttggaaatttgttttgatattttattatcattttttcatatcaatttctcattccaaattattgaaaaatattaaatacaaaattcttaatgtgtactaatttaaaggcgctttgtgttttttcgaagtaaaatgtatgatttattGAGAAAacttgatcggcactaagattttacttcacatagtttgggagaaaataacaaaacaattatatcacctataaaagaaaaaataatatcaccattattttgtaaagagtattccctttcagtaatgttttgaaaaaagaaagaaaattcttaaaataataaaaataataaaaatgaaaaggaaagaaataggtttcattttaataaactaaaactcaaaatctagtcaacattgatattttaattgtcaaagtgaaattttcaatatccacttaaacttaaaaaaatgtcaaaatgatattttaattgtcaaagtgaaattttctctagcccacctgaaattaaaaaatgtcaaaatgatatgataaaatatcaaaattgatattttaattgttggacgacttttgtcactgaaaaatgttaatttgatagctgttattatcaaatttttttttcggtgtacctaatttttccgaaaaaaattatgaatttttcaaaGCTCCTTgaagcaaaattatttttatcacttGGAATATATCAACTTTGAAAGTATcaattttcaaagttcaaactttagtatggtcactgtggcgtatgtgtaacattttctttttttttcaaactaatttctGTTGTTAGAGGAACGTAAACTTCATTTATAAATTTGGGCCGCTACATATGTATGAGTAGTGTGTTGAGAGAGTGCAAAAAcgatttcttacaatttttggCAAATGTAgaccatttataaaaaaatgtaaagtaaaagttttttgtttaaaaagtagtttgggttttttgtttattttttcaaaaatgacatgatatttttgcatccggttttttgtttttgttaaaaaaatttgttaaaaaattagtttgaaatttagttttccaatttttttttttaaatcttgattttgaaaaataatttttcaaaaaccatgccataaaattgaaatatttaataaagacgaggttttggctttacaacaaaatatagcacgttattgtatgttgatttttaatgatattttaaattattattactattattatcattacattatattattataataaattaattttaaaattttaatttgtttttgagcAAGCatagaaactaaaaattacttataaactcttttcttatttatttgcaGCAGAATTTCCTGAACGAAATCCCCGACACACTgctaaagaagaaataaaatacacgTCATTTAAATAAATCTATCAAAAAGACGTGATATTCTGCTctctaaattataaaaaaaaaaaaacataaactcaCATCATGAAgtcattaaatccattttagaCTTAAAGAAAGAACATTGACAAAACTCTGCAAAATCACATgcgaaatattatttaagaattaatttaaacaaaaatagttcaatattttttttctatcttaagcttatttcttacaaaattaaaattaaaatatggttTAGTTTTGACGCAGAGGAATATATTccatatttagttttttttttttgataaatttttaaacaatttaaataacATTCCTTCACTTCTTATCTAATCTAAGTCACCTAATCGGATTTTAGCTGATACCTTTATATACTCCTTTACCACactgtttattaattttatacttttcatacaagaaatgCTAAAAttgttgaacaaaataaaaatgtcttaagtttgtaaatgaaaatatataaaaataaaaatcagcaTTATTTTGTAACTTGCAGCCATTTAAGCATaaatgtacttaaaaaaaaaaaaaaacaaaattagaataataataactgtttttgtttggttgattatgatttttttttattattgaatgtCTAGAgtagttgtttttgtttgtcatattatttttttgtaaatattaaatttcattcattttgtaagatttatattaaattttcctCAATAAATTAtcacttaataaaataaaaataaagaattacACAAATGAATTACGTGAAATTACCTTAAAACTACGAAAAGAGATTCTTTTGCTTTGGTATTGAATTTGAATACCGAACCGTCTTTTAGTTGCAATGTTTAAGGCAAAATCTACATCGATTCGAATATCatattggatttttgaaaaaatcttaaaGCTTATGAAACTTCGCATGTTGTTATGGAGTCAATATTATTTTCTAAGAATACCAGAAGAAAACTATCCGTAATTTCCTAGGAATTTTGTAGTATTGCCAAAATGGGCTTCCAACATTGACGTGTTTTCTTACCCGCCCGCCTAGCATAGCAGAGGTTAAGgatataagaaaatattatatcgttggcacaaagccaaaacaacgaatctgcaaaattatAGTTTTGGAAACTCGTGCTGTCGTGCAACGGATATTGATAGTTAAGGCTGCAAGGCAACAGATGGATATTGGGGCGAAGcaaatgacgcattaaagtgaagATGTCCAAAAATGCAAATTCGCAGCTTTGGCTTTGTGCGAACGATATCTTATCTTATGGAGGTGTAAAACCATTCTGCAACATACAAATCGGTACTAACTAGTATTGATTTCGGCCAAGCAGATCCAATCGATGGaccaaattttaacaaaaccaaatttcaatttgaaatcCAACGACATTATAGGACTTCAAACCTGCATTTGGTcgtttggagattttttggcgATCATGGCTGAAATCGGAATACCGAAAAAAGGGAAAACTCATCCAGATACATCGCCATCATCGCCCTAaagtaaatatgtatatatccACGCACTGCAAgatgcaactgaaaaatatagatCGTCAGAGTTATTCAAAACTTGTACAGGGTTTTTGATAATTTGATTTCTTCAATTTTGTACTAGAAATGATAAGCAGACTGCATTGACTGAATTGAAGAAAAAGGCAAAATCATTGTGCTTAAATAAGGACAAAATCGAGTTAAGAACATGCAAAGGATATAAACATACACTCGGGCTGAAATTTTACGCACACCCTATTTActttaaagaaataaactattatTAGATCCGTTATATCTCTGTGTTATGGTAATGACAATGAAGTTTGTGTGGAGAAAGATTTGTTgaattttgttctaaaaaacCTCGACCCTTCAACAGCTAGGTATTAAATTTTTCTGGGATGGAAACCAGGggtttaaaaaatcattttttttgtgcatttgttttccattacaaattaaaaaaaaaaaaatatttattgcatatacaaaatttttgcattaaaaaaatactgaataaaatttacattaaaaaaaatatgcattttaacTGAAAagtatttgcattaaaaaaatatttattggaaataaaaaaaatgttattgcaactgaaaaatatttgcgttgaaaataaaattttaattgcaaataaaaatattttgcaataaaaaaaatttttattgtatatttgcaaaatgtgtgcattaaatatattttattttaatattcgtTGAATTATTGTAGTTATTGAAATTgctaatgtatggtcaaattcTAATACAGGCaatattgtaagaaattcgatgaatattaaaaaaaaaaaataaatatttaatccacacattttgcattgaatttttttttttcaatgcagaaaataattttgaatttgtaataaaatttttttcttagtgcaaaatatttttattagctgtaaaaattttattttcaatgcaaatatttttcagttgcaatgaaattttttttttttatttcaatacatttttaaaagtctggtGGAAACTGGTTTACAAGTTACAACACAAGACGTTAGTATACGATCTTTTGATTGActatcaaaaaatgatttttttaattcaatagcACATTCATGGGAAATGctgaaaaaaaacatattcgCTATATAAATTAGCCTGCAAGTAATTTTGATCAGCTGACAACTCCAATGAAAGAAGAGTCAGATACATGACCTTCAAAACTCAATTCCTGGAATGAAAAGACCACTCTTAACTGTCACATGCCCTAGAAGCGGCAACGAAACGTTCAGAAAGTATTAGGGACTTAATATATGTATAGTCAACGACATTTTCTGAGTGAAGatttataggctattgattatgtcgaaaaaaacatggcaataaggaactaagacgttcacgggtttttattgcaggaatcgttcaatgggttataagagaagataaaaccgcggagtgctattaaatgagag includes the following:
- the LOC129914831 gene encoding peroxidase isoform X1, which encodes MIIRIFLLAIALINVNNAQGQFHSFGQNINTEYGQDCALVLSGPGRSSVYDYNVNLFRGSVNPYSGDNTCITYDAVNAAYLDARKRIHVSTPKGEWKTEDIATVGELLLDISIQLARTYGLSYEEIEKGLPTIDTSKTLIREVCPPFFSGVECRPGKYRRFDGLCNNIEHPTWGATMSPFQRLVGPLYSDGINAPRISVTGRDLPYSRVVSRTMHPDDGFHDHAGTVMVIAWGQFMDHDFTLTGTPLDPINRNDPEECCKRPLHLKHPYCNEIRIPDDDYFYRLFNVKCIDFVRGFPSPRPGCRLGSRQQFNTLTGVIDANTVYGVKEHFARKLRTGYGGLMRMNPVFQEYGLKDLLPLKLDIPDEGCTRPNKSMFCFEGGEIRVNEQLVLTCMHTLMAREHNRLATALADVNKHWDDETLFQEARRINIAIVQHVTYNEFLPILLGKEIMEKFGLVLQKDGYWDGYDPKVNPGIIDAFAGAAFRFGHSLLPTAVERWSKAHKFIASKRLSDLIRRPYDLYRAGVLDEYFMGLMNQVAQAMDDSITQEVTNHLFKKEGARFGMDLVSFNMQRGREFGLPGYMEFRKFCGLPTSNTWDEMFGSMPNETIVRYESIFEHPADIDLWSGGVSEKSLPGSMLGPTFACIIATQMSYVRRGDRFWYEMPNQPSSFTPEQLQEIRKAKLSRLICDNTDLIDTIQIYPMVLPDHEINPRVPCKSGVIPSINISKWADYGGSDYSPPVYQNFLNEIPDTLLKKK
- the LOC129914831 gene encoding peroxidase isoform X2 encodes the protein MIIRIFLLAIALINVNNAQGQFHSFGQNINTEYGQDCALVLSGPGRSSVYDYNVNLFRGSVNPYSGDNTCITYDAVNAAYLDARKRIHVSTPKGEWKTEDIATVGELLLDISIQLARTYGLSYEEIEKGLPTIDTSKTLIREVCPPFFSGVECRPGKYRRFDGLCNNIEHPTWGATMSPFQRLVGPLYSDGINAPRISVTGRDLPYSRVVSRTMHPDDGFHDHAGTVMVIAWGQFMDHDFTLTGTPLDPINRNDPEECCKRPLHLKHPYCNEIRIPDDDYFYRLFNVKCIDFVRGFPSPRPGCRLGSRQQFNTLTGVIDANTVYGVKEHFARKLRTGYGGLMRMNPVFQEYGLKDLLPLKLDIPDEGCTRPNKSMFCFEGGEIRVNEQLVLTCMHTLMAREHNRLATALADVNKHWDDETLFQEARRINIAIVQHVTYNEFLPILLGKEIMEKFGLVLQKDGYWDGYDPKVNPGIIDAFAGAAFRFGHSLLPTAVERWSKAHKFIASKRLSDLIRRPYDLYRAGVLDEYFMGLMNQVAQAMDDSITQEVTNHLFKKEGARFGMDLVSFNMQRGREFGLPGYMEFRKFCGLPTSNTWDEMFGSMPNETIVRYESIFEHPADIDLWSGGVSEKSLPGSMLGPTFACIIATQMSYVRRGDRFWYEMPNQPSSFTPEQLQEIRKAKLSRLICDNTDLIDTIQIYPMVLPDHEINPRVPCKSGVIPSINISKWADYGGSDYSPPVYNFLNEIPDTLLKKK